In the genome of Anaerolineales bacterium, the window TGCTGACTTTTTGATCGCGGTTGACTCGTCGGTTGAGCTTGTTCAGGTGGTTACATCCTGCTGGGAGCAAGGCATCCCATTCTTCATCCTGGGAAGCGGCTCGAATGTCCTGGTATCTGACCGTGGGGTAAGGGAGCTGGTGGTGTTGAACCGGGCTAAAAAGGTTAAATTCACCAAGGGCTCACAACCGGCTGTGTATGCTGAATCAGGCGTGAACTTTGGTGCCCTGGCGCGCCAGGCTGCAGCCTACGGGTTATCCGGCCTGGAGTGGGCAGCGGGGATTCCTGGCACAGTGGGTGGTGCAGTGTATGGCAACGCAGGCGCCCATGGAGCCGATATGGCCAGCTGCCTTTTGGTGGCAAACATCTTGCAACTTAAATCCTTACATACTATCTGTCAGGAGGAGTGGTCAGTAGAACAGTTGGATTACGGGTATCGGACGAGCAGTCTCAAACGCCAGCCTGGCAACGCGGTGGTTCTGGCTGCAACCTTGAAATTGAGCCCGGGCACAGCTTTGGCGGTGCAAGCCAGGATGGATGAATTCCAGGCGAAGCGGCGAACTTTTCAGCCGGCGGGGGCTTCGTTGGGATCGATCTTTAAAAATCCACCCGGTGACCATGCTGGAAGGCTGATTGAAGCTACAGGGTTGAAGGGAATGAGGATTGGTCAGGTGGAAGTGAGCACTGTGCATGCCAATTTCATCATCAACCACGACAACGCCTCCGCTGACGATTATGCCGCC includes:
- a CDS encoding UDP-N-acetylenolpyruvoylglucosamine reductase; translation: MALEIDTVTLTQTQLDQLRSTFGSHLQEHVSLKRYTAARIGGDADFLIAVDSSVELVQVVTSCWEQGIPFFILGSGSNVLVSDRGVRELVVLNRAKKVKFTKGSQPAVYAESGVNFGALARQAAAYGLSGLEWAAGIPGTVGGAVYGNAGAHGADMASCLLVANILQLKSLHTICQEEWSVEQLDYGYRTSSLKRQPGNAVVLAATLKLSPGTALAVQARMDEFQAKRRTFQPAGASLGSIFKNPPGDHAGRLIEATGLKGMRIGQVEVSTVHANFIINHDNASADDYAALIRRVQQEVLEKYRVHLELEIELIGDWRAQ